Genomic segment of Strigops habroptila isolate Jane chromosome 12, bStrHab1.2.pri, whole genome shotgun sequence:
ACTCATGGCCCAGTTAGGCGGACAGGCCAAACCTGGCGTGAGCAGGAATGAGGACACCACAATGGCACCCAAGCTCCATGGGACAACCCCCAGCATGGAGCCACAGCAGTCCCAGGGAGGATGAGGGCAAGGAAAGCCCCCTACCAGACCCACAGCACTAGTCCTTTGTCCCTTTCCCAGGGGCATGTGCACCCCCTGGCATGGGAGAGGGTGCTCGGGGAGGGCCGGGTCCTGCCTGCTCACCTGTCATCACCTGGAAGGCGGTGAAGTGGACGTAGTCCTCGGCCACCTTCTGGAACAGCTCATCTGTGGGTAGAGCGGGCAGGGTGGGTGCAGGCAGCCCCTGGCCAGGCAGAGCCTGGGGCACGGCGGCAGCAAGGGCACAACTCACCCACACTCTGTCCTGTCTTGCTGGAGGTCTCGAAGAGCTCGGCCTTGATCTCTGCAGCAAGGGCCTGGGTTAGCCCCTGCTGTAGGAGCAGGACACGGCCCCACAAGCTCAGTCCCCCCAGAGCCACCCCTTGGgcatggctgctgctggcgAGTTGGCAGGAACCCAGGGCAGGGCTCCATGCTCCTGTCCCCTCGTCCCAGCTGGCCACGTGCCTGCCCATGTCAGGACATGCTGTGCCCAGGGAGGTCCCTGCCCTCACCATGCAGAAAGCCCCGGAGCCGGGAGCCCCCGgatctgctgcagctccagggcaaGGGCAGAGCCCCTCGCACCTCCcagccagaggcagcagctccattgCTCACCCACTGCCCGGACACCGGCACCCCAGCCCCGCACAGAGCCCGGCCGTACCGTCAGCGTAGTCCTGCACGTCGTGGAAGTCGACGCCCCGCTTCCTCCTGTCCTCCTCCAGCAGGTCGCTCTTGGTGCCGCACAGGTAGATCCGGCAGCCCTGCGGCAGGCAGAGGGACGAGAGGGACACGGTCGCGGCACCGCCGCCGGCTCCCGGCCCCTCCGGTGAGGCCCCCCGGCTGTACCTCCTCACAGTTCTGCAGCTCGTTCACCCAGAACCTGGCGCGCTGGAAACTGCCGCTGTCGGTGAGATCTGGGGGAGAGGGGTCAGCAGCTGCCTACCCCCTGCCAGTGCCGGTACCGGGATCCCCAGCCTGGGACCTCCGCAACCACCAGCTCCTCTCATCCCGCGCCACCGTGCCCTTACCATAGCAGACGATGGCAGCCCGCGCGCCGCGGTAGTAGATGCGGCTCATGGCCTCGTACCGCTCTGAGCCGGCCGTGTCCTGGGGGCGACAGTGGAACGCTCAGCACGGGGCGGGGTCTATGGGTCCCCAAGCCGGCGGGGTTGCACCGCCAGTGGCCCCGGACGTGGCCCCGGGGCGCCGGCACTGCCCGCGCTTACCCAGATCCCCAGGGTCACTGTCTGGTCCCCGACGGACATCACCTTGGCCACGAAGGCGGCTCCGATCGTctggaagagaagcaggaggagcGGTGGGGGACGGCCGGGGGACACCGGCCCGGGGATACGAGGAAACCCCCCCGGGAACACAGGGGAACCGGCCCGGGGAACATGGCAGGACCGCGGGAACCACCACCCCGGGGACACACGGTGGGGACACGAGGGGACGCGCTCCCGGTTCGCGTTGGGCGCCCCGCGGCGTGCCGGTGCCTCACGTTCTGGTAGGGCCCGGGTCGGAAGCGGCGGTGCGCGCAGCGCTCCACCAGGCTGCTCTTGCCCAcgccctcctgccccagcagcaccacctTCGCGTCCACCCGCCGCCCGCTCATCCtcgcgccgccgccgccgcggggcggggccggcaCCGGGACACGGCGGAAGCGGCGGGGCCGAGGTGAAGGGAGGCGGAAGTGCGCGGCGGCAGGGCCGGAAgtgcgcggcggcggcggcggggcgggcgcagGGCCGCATGGCGGCCGCCCAGCAGGCGCGGTGCGGAGCGGGCGCGGCGGCGCGGCCCTGAGCGGCGGCGGCCCATGGGGAAGTACTGCGCCAGCCTGAGCGTCCTCAAGGGGCCCTGGGACCAGGTCTTCGCCGCCTTCTGGCAGCGATACCCCAACCCCTACAGGTGCGCCGGGGACGGGCCCCCACCCGCGCCTCAGCGGTGCCCCGCGGCCCCCTGCGCCCCTCCGCGGGGTCCTCTGCGCTCCGTGTCCTCTACCTACAGCCCTTTTCTGCCCTATGGCGCAGGGCCGCTGCTTGCCCCCCCCCGATAGCTCGGTGGGGTGTGTGCCCCACACCGGGGCAGCCGGTCCCCCCTCAATACCGCAGCGCTTCTCCCCGCCCTGCTGCGCCTGCTGGCTCCCAGGCCGCGGAATTCCTGGCCGGGAGCACGGactgatgttttcttcctcattttagCAAACATGTCCTGACCGAAGACATCGTGCACCGGGAGGTGACGCCGGACCACAAGCTGCTCTCCCGGCGGCTCCTCACCAAGACCAACCGGATGCCGCGCTGGGCAGAGCGCTTCTTCCCAGCCAACGTCGCCCACTCCGTCTACATCCTGGAGGACTCTATCGTGGACCCCAAGAACCGAACCATGACCACGTTCACCTGGAACATCAACCATGCGCGTCTCATGGTAGGTGACCACCGGTGGGTGTGCAGCCCGGTGGCAGGCGCTGGGCAGTGCCCATAGTCAGTTGTGTCTCATGCAGGTGGTGGAGGAGCGCTGTGTGTACCAGGTGAACCCTGAGAACAGCAACTGGACCGAGGTCAAGCGAGAAGCCTGGGTCTCCTCCAGCCTTTTTGGTGTCTCACGGGCCATCCAGGTGAGTGCTGCTGACTGCTCGTGCAGTGCTGGGTACCCCCTCTTTAGAGAAGCCTTAAAGCTACTGCGCCCCCACTTCTACCCGTTCCTTGTGCTATTTTTTCTaccctttcccctcttttcccccaTCCTTATGAGTTTTTGAGGCATCCAGAACCATCACTGCAGGTGGGCATGAGCCCACCAGATGTTTAGGACTGGTCACGGTGGGAGAAAGCCCCAGGGCTGTGTGTGACCAGGGAGCTGGGCCTACAATT
This window contains:
- the RAB24 gene encoding ras-related protein Rab-24 — protein: MSGRRVDAKVVLLGQEGVGKSSLVERCAHRRFRPGPYQNTIGAAFVAKVMSVGDQTVTLGIWDTAGSERYEAMSRIYYRGARAAIVCYDLTDSGSFQRARFWVNELQNCEEGCRIYLCGTKSDLLEEDRRKRGVDFHDVQDYADEIKAELFETSSKTGQSVDELFQKVAEDYVHFTAFQVMTEDKGVDLGQRSGSYFYNCCHH
- the PRELID1 gene encoding PRELI domain-containing protein 1, mitochondrial; the protein is MGKYCASLSVLKGPWDQVFAAFWQRYPNPYSKHVLTEDIVHREVTPDHKLLSRRLLTKTNRMPRWAERFFPANVAHSVYILEDSIVDPKNRTMTTFTWNINHARLMVVEERCVYQVNPENSNWTEVKREAWVSSSLFGVSRAIQEFGLARFKSNVTKSTKGFEYVLARMQGEAPANKTLVETAKEATEKAKETALAATEKAKDLASKAATKKKQYV